In Sneathia sanguinegens, one genomic interval encodes:
- the pdxS gene encoding pyridoxal 5'-phosphate synthase lyase subunit PdxS, which yields MEERYELNKNLAQMLKGGVIMDVSTPEQAKIAEEAGACAVMALERIPADIRAAGGVSRMSDPAMIKGIQKAVSIPVMAKARIGHFVEAQILEAIEIDYIDESEVLSPADDKLHINKRKFKVPFVCGARDLSEALRRINEGASMIRTKGEPGTGDIIQAVRHMRKMTEQIRTVQNMDEDELYFYAKELQVPYDLLVYVHKNGKLPVVNFAAGGIATPADAALMMQLGAEGVFVGSGIFKSGNPAIRAKAIVEAVTNYNKPEILAKISENLGEAMVGINENEIKILMAERGI from the coding sequence ATGGAAGAAAGATATGAGTTAAACAAGAATTTAGCTCAAATGTTAAAAGGTGGAGTTATAATGGATGTTTCTACACCAGAACAAGCTAAAATTGCAGAAGAAGCAGGGGCCTGTGCAGTAATGGCCTTAGAAAGAATACCAGCTGATATTAGAGCGGCTGGAGGAGTTTCTCGTATGAGTGATCCAGCAATGATAAAGGGTATACAAAAAGCTGTTTCTATACCAGTTATGGCTAAAGCAAGAATAGGGCATTTTGTAGAAGCACAAATATTAGAAGCAATAGAAATAGATTATATAGATGAAAGTGAAGTGTTATCTCCAGCAGATGACAAGTTGCATATAAATAAAAGAAAATTTAAAGTACCTTTTGTTTGTGGAGCAAGAGATTTATCAGAAGCATTAAGAAGAATAAATGAAGGAGCTTCAATGATAAGAACAAAGGGAGAACCAGGAACTGGAGATATTATTCAAGCAGTAAGACATATGAGAAAAATGACAGAACAAATAAGAACAGTACAAAATATGGATGAAGATGAACTATATTTCTATGCAAAAGAATTACAAGTTCCATATGATTTATTAGTTTATGTACATAAAAATGGTAAGTTACCAGTTGTCAATTTTGCAGCTGGTGGTATAGCAACTCCAGCAGATGCAGCACTTATGATGCAATTAGGAGCAGAAGGAGTATTTGTTGGATCAGGAATATTTAAATCAGGAAATCCAGCTATAAGAGCAAAAGCAATAGTAGAAGCAGTAACAAATTATAACAAACCTGAAATTCTTGCAAAAATATCAGAAAATTTAGGAGAAGCTATGGTAGGTATTAATGAAAATGAAATAAAAATACTTATGGCTGAAAGAGGTATATAA
- a CDS encoding endonuclease/exonuclease/phosphatase family protein — MKKILILFLLLVSLLTYTKEFRVISYNLYGGRLTDPIELADSLKKYSPDFLAFQEVDKETFRSNFLDFTKEVADRLGYKYYYFKKALDFQAGEFGISFISKYPVDEIYTKELINSETAKEKRQLIVAKFNKSIFSKNLCIFNTHLTYDIEDNAKQVDDLLTVATYINGDMKIICGDFNLLPSTKEYKKIVEKFNDTYNNKDEKRIDYIFTSKDPDIKVLDARFLDLNLSDHKPYEVILDIK; from the coding sequence TTGAAAAAAATCCTTATATTATTCTTATTACTCGTATCATTATTGACTTATACAAAAGAATTCAGAGTTATAAGCTATAATCTATATGGAGGAAGACTTACTGATCCGATTGAATTAGCAGATAGTTTAAAAAAATATAGCCCAGATTTTTTGGCATTTCAAGAAGTTGATAAAGAAACTTTTAGAAGTAATTTCTTAGATTTTACCAAAGAAGTTGCAGATAGATTAGGATATAAGTATTACTATTTTAAAAAAGCTTTAGATTTTCAAGCTGGAGAGTTCGGGATATCTTTTATATCAAAATATCCTGTAGACGAAATCTATACTAAAGAATTGATAAATTCAGAAACAGCTAAAGAAAAAAGACAGCTTATAGTAGCTAAATTTAATAAATCTATTTTTTCAAAAAATTTATGCATATTTAATACGCATTTAACCTATGATATAGAAGATAATGCAAAGCAAGTAGATGATTTATTAACTGTAGCTACATATATTAATGGGGATATGAAAATTATATGTGGAGATTTTAATTTATTACCTAGTACAAAAGAATATAAGAAAATAGTAGAAAAATTTAATGATACCTATAATAATAAAGATGAAAAAAGAATAGACTATATTTTTACTAGCAAAGACCCTGATATTAAGGTGTTAGATGCTAGATTTTTAGACTTAAACTTATCTGATCATAAGCCGTACGAAGTCATACTTGATATAAAATAG
- the pdxT gene encoding pyridoxal 5'-phosphate synthase glutaminase subunit PdxT produces MVIAILSLQGAFLEHEKILDKLGVKYFEIRNKKDLEKHFDGLILPGGESTTMGKLLHDLDLFTELKQRIEKGLCVFGTCAGMILLAKKISNDKRVHFGLMDIEVKRNAYGRQLGSFRTVEEFKGIGEVPMVFIRGPYVEKVADNVQILSKVDGNIVAVRQKNMLATAYHPELTENTKVHEYFISMIK; encoded by the coding sequence ATGGTGATTGCAATTTTAAGTTTGCAAGGGGCTTTTTTAGAACATGAAAAAATATTAGATAAATTAGGTGTAAAATATTTTGAAATAAGAAATAAAAAAGATTTGGAAAAACATTTTGATGGTTTGATATTACCTGGTGGCGAAAGTACAACAATGGGTAAATTATTACATGATTTGGATTTATTTACAGAATTAAAGCAAAGAATAGAAAAAGGACTTTGTGTATTTGGAACTTGTGCTGGAATGATACTTTTGGCAAAGAAAATATCTAATGATAAAAGAGTTCATTTTGGATTGATGGATATAGAAGTAAAAAGAAATGCATATGGAAGACAATTAGGAAGTTTTAGAACAGTGGAAGAATTCAAAGGTATAGGTGAAGTTCCAATGGTATTTATAAGAGGACCCTATGTTGAAAAAGTAGCAGATAATGTGCAAATTTTATCAAAGGTTGATGGTAATATAGTTGCAGTTAGACAAAAAAATATGCTTGCAACAGCTTATCATCCAGAATTAACAGAAAATACTAAGGTTCATGAGTATTTTATTTCTATGATAAAATAA